The DNA sequence TCGAACCATATCAAATGCGGCCGGGATTCCATCAATTTCCTGAATGCTGCTCAGGGCTACGTATTGTTTGTAGGTACCTGGGGCCGGGTAGCCGAGGGTGCGAATTCTCTCGGCAATTTCGTCAACTGCAGTAGCCAGCTCGGTGTACTGCTCTTCAAAAAGCAGGTGCAGGTCACGGAAGTGGGGTCCTGTCACATTCCAGTGAAAGTTGTGGGTCATCAGGTAGAGGGTGTAGCTATCGGCCAGCACTTTGCTGACACCATTGGCGATCTGTTCACGTGCGGCGTTATCGATC is a window from the Porticoccaceae bacterium LTM1 genome containing:
- a CDS encoding Dps family protein, translated to MPIEQQVNIGIDNAAREQIANGVSKVLADSYTLYLMTHNFHWNVTGPHFRDLHLLFEEQYTELATAVDEIAERIRTLGYPAPGTYKQYVALSSIQEIDGIPAAFDMVRHLAEANEAVVRSCRVVITVAQEANDESTAALLGDRMRLHEKNAWLLRSLL